The Raphanus sativus cultivar WK10039 chromosome 2, ASM80110v3, whole genome shotgun sequence genome includes a region encoding these proteins:
- the LOC130494277 gene encoding putative lipid-binding protein AIR1, translating into MASKNITIALFLTINLVFFGFTMAQAPGPQAPICPRSSTQVQACVNRLTSIVGLNVLPLTQCCSLVAGLAPSVASVCICNALKLSVLNILEISVRLGEVLRPCGVSPPADFVCA; encoded by the coding sequence ATGGCTTCAAAGAACATCACCATAGCTCTCTTCCTCACCATCAACCTCGTCTTCTTCGGCTTTACCATGGCCCAAGCTCCTGGACCTCAAGCTCCGATATGTCCCAGAAGCTCAACCCAGGTCCAAGCTTGTGTCAACAGGCTTACCTCTATCGTGGGCCTCAACGTTCTACCGCTGACGCAATGCTGTTCTCTAGTTGCTGGGCTTGCCCCCTCTGTGGCCTCTGTCTGCATCTGCAATGCCTTAAAACTGTCAGTTCTCAATATATTGGAGATCAGTGTAAGACTTGGTGAGGTTCTTAGGCCCTGCGGTGTTTCTCCCCCAGCTGATTTCGTATGCGCCTAA
- the LOC108842542 gene encoding uncharacterized protein LOC108842542, whose amino-acid sequence MSVVVDYEADIYLDARPTYPAEWYSKIAALSHHHHLAWDAGTGNGQAATAIAEHYDRVIATDVSEKMIDLAKPYPKVTYRHTPPSLTEDEMVDLIGGENSVDLITVATAVHWFDLPRFYAIAKRVLRKPGGIIAVWSYSTDMAVSPEFDSVMAPFTEKALPYFKFPECQYVVDGYKSLPFPFESVGLGSEGKPIELEMKRTVSFEGFLRMVRSWSAIGAAKEKGVDLLSEDVVKELETAWGGSELVRPIVYKSFMLAGTVSN is encoded by the exons ATGTCAGTCGTTGTTGACTATGAAGCAGATATCTACCTAGACGCACGCCCCACTTACCCCGCCGAGTGGTACTCCAAGATCGCCGCTCTctctcaccaccaccacctcgcCTGGGATGCCGGTACCGGAAACGGCCAAGCCGCAACCGCC ATCGCGGAGCACTACGACAGAGTAATCGCGACGGACGTGAGCGAGAAGATGATAGATCTAGCGAAGCCGTATCCGAAAGTAACTTACCGTCACACGCCTCCGTCGTTGACCGAAGACGAGATGGTGGATCTGATCGGAGGAGAGAACTCCGTGGATCTGATAACGGTCGCCACCGCCGTACACTGGTTCGATCTCCCGAGATTCTACGCGATCGCGAAACGTGTCCTCCGCAAACCGGGAGGGATCATCGCCGTGTGGAGCTACAGCACGGACATGGCGGTGAGCCCCGAGTTCGACTCGGTGATGGCTCCGTTTACTGAGAAAGCGCTGCCGTATTTTAAGTTCCCTGAGTGTCAGTATGTTGTGGACGGTTACAAATCGTTGCCGTTTCCGTTTGAGAGCGTGGGCCTGGGCTCCGAGGGTAAGCCCATTGAGCTGGAGATGAAGAGGACGGTGTCGTTTGAAGGGTTCTTGCGGATGGTGCGGTCGTGGTCTGCCATTGGCGCTGCTAAGGAAAAAGGAGTTGACTTGTTGTCGGAAGATGTAGTGAAGGAGCTCGAGACGGCTTGGGGTGGATCCGAGTTGGTTCGACCCATCGTTTACAAGTCGTTTATGCTTGCAGGAACCGTTAGTAACTAG